From Candidatus Hydrogenedentota bacterium, the proteins below share one genomic window:
- a CDS encoding 1,4-dihydroxy-2-naphthoate polyprenyltransferase — protein sequence MSLGAESQPAGWSVWFLAARPKTLFAGISPVLIGVAMAAADGASHIPAALCALFGGMLIQIGTNYANDYFDFVKGTDTEERLGPTRATQAGLVTPAQIKAAAAITFGLSAAIGLYLVYRGGWPIAVIGVLSILFGVLYTAGPYPLGYIGLGDVFVLVFFGPVAVGGTYYVQAVTVTPEALFAGLAPGLLATAILAVNNLRDIAGDRKAGKRTLAVRFGAAFARVEYIVCVLVACFLTPAGLCLGTRGHYPALVSWLALLVAAPNIRSVLREEGQVLNHTLAGTGKLTFLFSVLFSVGWLL from the coding sequence ATGAGCCTCGGCGCGGAGTCGCAGCCCGCGGGCTGGAGCGTCTGGTTTCTGGCGGCGCGTCCGAAGACCTTGTTCGCGGGTATCTCGCCCGTGCTCATCGGCGTTGCGATGGCCGCCGCGGACGGTGCGTCCCACATCCCCGCCGCCTTATGTGCGCTGTTCGGCGGCATGCTCATCCAAATCGGGACCAATTACGCCAACGACTACTTCGATTTTGTGAAGGGGACGGATACGGAGGAACGGCTCGGGCCGACGCGCGCGACGCAGGCGGGGCTGGTCACGCCGGCGCAGATAAAGGCCGCCGCCGCGATTACGTTCGGACTCAGCGCCGCGATTGGCCTGTATCTTGTTTATCGCGGCGGTTGGCCCATCGCCGTGATTGGCGTGCTCTCGATTCTCTTCGGGGTGTTATACACCGCCGGGCCGTATCCGCTCGGCTATATCGGTCTTGGCGACGTTTTCGTGCTGGTGTTTTTCGGACCGGTGGCCGTGGGTGGCACGTACTATGTGCAGGCAGTGACCGTAACCCCGGAAGCGCTTTTCGCCGGGCTTGCGCCGGGACTACTCGCAACGGCCATTCTTGCCGTGAACAACCTGCGCGACATCGCGGGCGACCGCAAGGCGGGAAAACGCACGCTCGCGGTGCGGTTCGGGGCCGCGTTTGCCCGTGTCGAATACATCGTTTGCGTACTCGTGGCGTGCTTCCTGACGCCCGCCGGGCTGTGCCTTGGAACCCGCGGCCACTATCCCGCGCTCGTGTCGTGGCTCGCGTTGCTGGTGGCGGCGCCCAACATCAGGAGCGTGCTGCGCGAAGAAGGACAGGTCCTGAACCACACGCTTGCGGGGACCGGCAAATTGACGTTCCTCTTCAGCGTCCTTTTTTCCGTGGGCTGGCTCTTATGA
- the menH gene encoding 2-succinyl-6-hydroxy-2,4-cyclohexadiene-1-carboxylate synthase, producing the protein MRVRSQDGWRISGEVHHPPVVFLHGFMGDAADWDDIASAFSGAFRCLCVDLNRIVADTAGRCGMADVGARVLGGLDALGIGRAAWVGYSMGGRLALYCALEYPGRVSRLVLESASPGLREEDDRAQRREHDAALARRLEEAGAYPRGEEYASFRALVEWWYDQPLFASLQNKRALRERIIQRRLAGDPRVFARVMRALSIADQPDLWPLLAKHRIPTLLIVGEQDRKFHMLAEAMAEACPAVGLQPFPECGHNVHLENPAGYATVLRAFLSAGQGVEC; encoded by the coding sequence GTGCGGGTCAGAAGCCAGGACGGTTGGCGTATTTCGGGAGAAGTCCACCACCCGCCTGTAGTCTTCCTTCACGGTTTTATGGGCGATGCCGCGGATTGGGACGACATCGCGTCGGCGTTTTCAGGCGCCTTCCGGTGCCTCTGCGTCGACCTCAACAGAATCGTGGCGGATACCGCGGGAAGGTGCGGCATGGCTGATGTGGGCGCGCGCGTGTTAGGGGGGCTGGACGCATTGGGTATCGGGCGCGCCGCGTGGGTAGGCTATTCGATGGGCGGACGCCTTGCGCTGTATTGCGCGCTGGAATATCCCGGGCGCGTTTCAAGGCTCGTGCTCGAATCGGCGTCGCCCGGGTTACGCGAGGAAGACGACCGGGCGCAGCGGCGGGAACACGACGCGGCGCTTGCGCGACGGCTGGAGGAGGCGGGCGCGTATCCGCGCGGGGAGGAGTATGCTTCCTTCCGGGCCCTTGTCGAGTGGTGGTATGACCAGCCGCTCTTCGCGAGCCTGCAAAACAAACGTGCGTTGCGTGAGCGTATCATCCAGCGGCGCCTTGCGGGCGATCCCCGCGTGTTCGCGCGCGTGATGCGCGCGCTGAGCATAGCGGACCAGCCCGACCTGTGGCCGCTGCTTGCGAAACACCGCATTCCGACGCTGTTGATCGTGGGCGAACAGGACCGGAAATTCCACATGCTGGCCGAGGCAATGGCCGAAGCATGCCCTGCGGTGGGGCTCCAGCCGTTCCCGGAATGCGGCCATAATGTGCACCTGGAAAACCCCGCCGGCTACGCTACTGTCTTGCGAGCGTTTCTGTCCGCGGGTCAGGGGGTGGAGTGTTGA
- a CDS encoding addiction module protein codes for MRADSVTVTLPDAAREALSLPIGDRVPLSELLWGSIERGAGFEIVQAWAVRVGRRWCESKEGKVQCQRAEEAMGRVRERLRP; via the coding sequence ATGCGCGCAGACAGTGTGACGGTCACGTTGCCCGATGCCGCCCGTGAAGCTTTGTCGCTCCCCATCGGGGACCGCGTTCCGCTGTCGGAGTTGCTCTGGGGCAGCATTGAGCGTGGTGCGGGTTTTGAAATCGTGCAAGCATGGGCGGTCAGGGTTGGGCGGAGATGGTGCGAGAGCAAGGAAGGAAAAGTTCAGTGTCAGCGGGCGGAAGAGGCGATGGGACGGGTCAGAGAACGTCTGAGGCCTTGA
- a CDS encoding enoyl-CoA hydratase/isomerase family protein has product MTVIHWADAKTYQEIKYQKAEGIAKITINRPHRRNAFTPLTNDEISDALRDARFDQEIGVVVLTGAGSEAFCSGGDQYIRGERGYVDDRSGAHRLNVLDLHRQIRACP; this is encoded by the coding sequence ATGACGGTCATTCACTGGGCTGATGCCAAGACATATCAGGAAATCAAGTACCAAAAGGCGGAGGGCATCGCAAAGATCACGATCAACCGCCCGCACCGGCGTAATGCGTTTACACCATTGACGAACGACGAGATCAGCGACGCCCTGCGCGACGCGCGTTTCGACCAGGAGATCGGCGTTGTCGTCCTTACGGGTGCGGGTTCGGAAGCATTCTGTTCGGGCGGGGACCAGTACATTCGGGGAGAGCGCGGCTACGTGGATGACCGCTCCGGCGCGCATCGCCTCAATGTGCTGGACCTGCACCGGCAGATTCGCGCCTGCCCGAA
- a CDS encoding 2-succinyl-5-enolpyruvyl-6-hydroxy-3-cyclohexene-1-carboxylic-acid synthase gives MFEHAPNINALWSALIVEELVRGGVCAFCLSPGSRSTPLAVAVARNTAARPVVHFDERGAAFHALGWALATGKPAVLICTSGTAAANYWPAVVEAAQSCVPLILLTADRPPELLACGANQAIDQIKLFGGYVRWHCGLPCPDSRVPPESVLTAVDQALYRARRAPAGPVHLNCMFREPLAPVSGGAGPGSFDKRLRAWAESGLPYTRWEENAARLADRTQSDVLELMGFARRGLIVAGQLHKPDETDAVRALADASGWPVFPDIASGLRLGAQGRNCVAFYDLMLLSEMFRERFRPDVVLHLGGPVTSRRLQEHLAAVRPEYVRIADHPERHDPLHHVTRRIEMDVAAFSRWLAASVARLQANPWSAMLVRANEAVSAATAAWSAAQEGLSEIEGARLVAKLLPEGAALFCANSMPIRDWDMFAPFDGPAARVFANRGASGIDGNVATAAGLARALGRPVVAVLGDLAALHDLNSLALLRNLNAPCVLVVVNNDGGGIFSFLPVADYPDVFERYFAAPHGLHFRDAAALFGLGYCNPATRQDFEAAFRAAFEADRAVIIEIKAERAGNAPLHRQLQSQIAAAVEKACTAEV, from the coding sequence ACCGCCGCGCGGCCGGTCGTGCACTTTGACGAGCGGGGTGCGGCTTTTCACGCGCTGGGCTGGGCGCTGGCCACGGGAAAACCGGCGGTGCTCATCTGCACCTCGGGCACCGCGGCGGCCAACTATTGGCCGGCCGTGGTCGAGGCGGCGCAGTCGTGCGTGCCGCTTATCCTGCTGACGGCGGACCGTCCGCCGGAGTTGCTCGCTTGCGGCGCGAATCAGGCCATTGACCAAATCAAGCTTTTTGGCGGTTACGTGCGCTGGCACTGCGGCCTTCCATGCCCGGACTCGCGCGTGCCGCCGGAATCGGTGCTCACCGCGGTGGACCAGGCGTTGTATCGTGCACGGCGCGCGCCCGCCGGGCCGGTGCACCTGAACTGCATGTTCCGCGAACCTCTTGCGCCTGTGTCCGGCGGCGCCGGCCCCGGGTCGTTCGACAAGCGCCTGCGCGCCTGGGCCGAAAGCGGGCTTCCATACACGCGCTGGGAGGAGAACGCCGCGCGATTGGCGGACCGCACGCAAAGCGACGTTCTCGAATTGATGGGTTTCGCGCGGCGGGGCCTGATTGTTGCCGGGCAGCTGCACAAGCCCGATGAAACCGACGCGGTCCGCGCTCTAGCGGACGCGTCCGGCTGGCCCGTGTTCCCCGATATTGCCTCGGGGTTGCGGCTGGGCGCGCAGGGGCGGAATTGCGTCGCGTTCTACGACCTGATGCTGCTCTCGGAGATGTTCCGCGAACGCTTTCGGCCCGATGTGGTCCTGCATCTCGGCGGACCGGTCACATCGCGGCGTTTGCAGGAGCATCTGGCCGCGGTCCGGCCGGAATACGTGCGCATCGCGGACCATCCCGAGCGGCATGACCCGTTGCACCACGTGACGCGGCGCATCGAGATGGACGTTGCCGCGTTCTCGCGGTGGCTTGCCGCCTCGGTTGCCAGATTGCAGGCAAACCCGTGGTCCGCGATGCTCGTCCGCGCGAACGAGGCCGTTTCGGCGGCGACGGCGGCTTGGTCCGCCGCGCAAGAAGGGCTTAGCGAAATCGAAGGGGCGCGGCTTGTTGCGAAGTTGTTGCCGGAAGGGGCGGCGCTCTTCTGCGCCAACAGCATGCCGATCCGCGATTGGGATATGTTCGCGCCATTCGACGGCCCCGCTGCGCGTGTCTTCGCGAACCGGGGCGCGAGCGGCATAGACGGCAACGTTGCGACCGCGGCGGGTCTTGCCAGAGCGTTGGGGCGACCGGTTGTGGCCGTCCTGGGAGACCTGGCGGCTCTGCATGACCTCAATTCGCTTGCTCTGCTCAGAAACCTGAATGCGCCCTGTGTGTTGGTCGTGGTCAATAATGACGGGGGCGGCATCTTCTCCTTTCTGCCCGTGGCGGATTACCCGGACGTTTTCGAACGCTATTTCGCGGCGCCGCATGGCTTGCACTTCCGCGACGCCGCGGCCTTGTTTGGTCTTGGATACTGCAATCCGGCGACGCGGCAGGATTTCGAAGCGGCGTTTCGCGCCGCGTTCGAGGCTGACCGCGCCGTAATTATTGAAATCAAAGCGGAACGTGCCGGAAACGCGCCGTTGCATCGCCAGTTGCAGTCGCAGATTGCCGCCGCGGTCGAAAAAGCCTGCACAGCGGAAGTCTGA